Proteins encoded in a region of the Malaciobacter mytili LMG 24559 genome:
- the eno gene encoding phosphopyruvate hydratase: MVYIDNVYADEVLDSRGNPTVRATVILSDGTKQSAIVPSGASTGKREALELRDGDDRFLGKGVLKAVENVNTLIADELIGLSPYNQAEVDATMKDLDGTNNYSKLGANAVLGVSMAVARAAAKSLDIPLYRYLGGANAMTMPVPMFNIINGGEHANNSVDFQEYMIMPVGFENFNDGLRAAAEVYHNLKKIIDEMGESTAVGDEGGFAPNLKSNEEPIQVILKAVEKAGYKAGEQIAIALDVAASELINEQGKYVLKSENRELTSEELVQYYADLCSKYPIVSIEDGLSEDDWDGWKILTEKLGNKVQLVGDDLFVTNAAIVAEGISKKIANAVLIKPNQIGSVSETMLTIRLAQRNNYNCVMSHRSGESEDAFIADFAVALNCGQIKTGATSRGERNAKYNRLLEIGAEVAYAEYLGKAPFSK, translated from the coding sequence GTGGTATATATTGATAACGTTTACGCTGATGAAGTATTAGATTCAAGAGGAAACCCAACTGTAAGAGCAACAGTAATTTTAAGTGATGGAACAAAACAAAGTGCTATCGTTCCAAGTGGTGCTAGTACAGGGAAAAGAGAAGCTTTAGAATTAAGAGATGGTGATGATAGATTTTTAGGAAAAGGTGTTTTAAAAGCTGTTGAAAATGTTAACACTTTAATTGCAGATGAACTAATTGGATTAAGCCCATATAATCAAGCAGAAGTTGATGCAACTATGAAAGATTTAGATGGTACAAATAATTACTCTAAATTAGGGGCGAATGCAGTTCTTGGTGTATCTATGGCAGTTGCACGTGCAGCAGCAAAATCGCTAGATATTCCATTATATAGATATTTAGGTGGAGCAAATGCTATGACTATGCCTGTACCTATGTTTAATATTATCAATGGTGGAGAACATGCAAATAACTCAGTTGATTTTCAAGAGTATATGATTATGCCAGTTGGATTTGAAAATTTTAATGATGGATTAAGAGCAGCAGCAGAAGTTTATCATAACCTTAAAAAAATTATAGATGAGATGGGTGAAAGTACAGCAGTTGGTGATGAGGGTGGATTTGCTCCAAACTTAAAATCAAATGAGGAACCTATTCAAGTTATTTTAAAAGCTGTTGAAAAAGCTGGTTATAAAGCTGGTGAACAAATTGCAATCGCACTAGATGTTGCAGCTTCTGAGCTTATCAATGAGCAAGGTAAATATGTATTAAAATCAGAAAATAGAGAATTAACTTCAGAAGAGTTAGTGCAATACTATGCTGATTTATGCTCTAAATATCCAATTGTTTCAATTGAAGATGGATTAAGTGAAGATGACTGGGATGGATGGAAAATTCTAACTGAAAAACTTGGAAATAAAGTTCAACTAGTTGGTGATGATTTATTTGTAACAAATGCAGCAATCGTTGCTGAGGGAATTTCTAAAAAAATTGCAAATGCAGTATTAATTAAACCAAACCAAATTGGAAGTGTAAGTGAAACTATGCTTACTATTAGATTAGCACAAAGAAATAACTATAACTGCGTTATGTCTCATAGATCAGGTGAAAGTGAAGATGCATTTATTGCAGATTTCGCAGTTGCTTTAAATTGTGGACAAATTAAAACTGGTGCTACTTCTAGAGGTGAAAGAAACGCTAAATATAACAGACTTCTAGAAATTGGTGCTGAAGTTGCATATGCAGAATATTTAGGAAAAGCTCCTTTTTCTAAATAA
- a CDS encoding septum formation initiator, with amino-acid sequence MKHKVHEIKKFSVIAIASIAVTLFLSYHVAILLFGSNSLDVYNSLKDKRVYLINEIKRLQEENAHLQKEYFELKNLEPEQ; translated from the coding sequence ATGAAACATAAAGTTCATGAAATAAAGAAATTTAGTGTAATAGCAATAGCCTCTATTGCTGTTACACTTTTTCTAAGTTATCATGTTGCTATACTTTTATTTGGAAGTAATTCGTTGGATGTTTATAATTCTTTAAAAGATAAAAGGGTATATTTAATCAACGAAATTAAAAGATTACAAGAAGAAAATGCCCATTTGCAAAAAGAGTATTTTGAACTAAAAAACTTGGAGCCAGAACAATGA
- a CDS encoding AMIN domain-containing protein, translated as MKKISLFIALLILSSNLSARENPFEPTQTYNEEVARLMEIDESYPDEFDNQEKYYIKEIQDNMKANSINKDTKASNEKKEPEVLTEEKVKKLITQAQQKTVSETKKIVKELKEQKPEEIIYVKPRTDVSYEKEILPFLKLEYTNEKLQLQSKYKVFKKFTLPNKNKMILDFYANENFYTIREDLNSTNFTKITVGNHKKDKFFRVVVELSDTPLNYEVTYDDNQVTIYKLEQM; from the coding sequence ATGAAAAAAATATCTTTATTTATAGCATTACTGATATTATCATCAAATTTAAGTGCGAGAGAAAATCCTTTTGAACCTACACAAACTTATAATGAAGAAGTTGCAAGACTTATGGAAATAGATGAAAGTTATCCAGATGAATTTGATAATCAAGAAAAATACTATATCAAAGAGATTCAAGATAATATGAAAGCTAATAGTATAAATAAAGATACAAAAGCTTCAAATGAAAAAAAAGAGCCTGAAGTCTTAACAGAAGAGAAAGTAAAAAAGCTTATAACACAAGCTCAACAAAAAACAGTTAGCGAAACTAAAAAGATTGTAAAAGAGCTAAAAGAGCAAAAACCTGAAGAGATTATTTATGTTAAACCAAGAACTGATGTATCTTATGAAAAAGAGATTTTACCATTTTTAAAACTTGAATATACAAATGAAAAACTTCAGTTACAATCAAAATATAAAGTATTTAAAAAGTTTACTTTACCAAATAAAAATAAAATGATTTTAGATTTTTATGCAAATGAAAACTTTTATACAATAAGAGAAGATTTAAACTCAACAAACTTTACAAAAATTACAGTTGGAAATCATAAAAAAGATAAATTTTTTAGAGTTGTAGTTGAATTATCTGATACACCATTAAATTATGAAGTAACATATGATGATAATCAAGTTACTATTTATAAACTAGAACAGATGTAA
- a CDS encoding cation:proton antiporter translates to MGDEILIIISLSVIIFTSPLLSKALKIPTIPIEIALGALAVYFSFIVENSIFELVAELGFLYLMFLAGLEVDLRKLITIPTNILKKSLLYNVVLFSLSIAITLYFELSNIFIVTLPLISIGILAALKKEYGDVDWIRMAIVVGLIGEIVSIIALTTVSAMLEFGITWQFYKTMLLFTVFMILMTVIYKLFHNVVWWYPEIKTYLMPTQDHQEQDIRVSMAIFFVMIALMIYLQLEVAFGAFIAGTFITTFFEHNKSLPHKLEHFGFGWLVPIFFIYVGSSFELEELFQDGLITTALLIVFAMIAIRFCASLLFIKEMGRDKFFMLGLSHSMPLTLLIAVTTIAYHNHAIDQFHYYAFILASILEVLIVMIVIRVLTSYLGFKKPNVVAKN, encoded by the coding sequence ATGGGTGATGAAATTTTAATTATTATATCTTTATCTGTAATTATATTTACATCGCCTCTATTATCTAAGGCGTTAAAGATACCAACAATTCCCATTGAAATAGCATTGGGAGCATTGGCAGTATATTTTTCATTTATTGTTGAAAACTCAATTTTTGAGTTAGTTGCTGAGCTTGGCTTTTTATATTTAATGTTTCTAGCTGGTTTAGAAGTTGATTTAAGAAAACTAATAACAATTCCAACAAATATTCTTAAAAAATCTCTTTTATATAATGTGGTGCTATTTTCTTTATCTATTGCAATTACTTTATATTTTGAATTAAGTAATATTTTTATTGTAACCTTACCTCTTATTTCCATTGGAATACTTGCTGCACTTAAAAAAGAGTATGGTGATGTGGATTGGATAAGAATGGCTATTGTTGTAGGATTAATTGGAGAGATAGTTTCAATTATTGCATTAACAACAGTTTCTGCTATGCTTGAGTTTGGTATAACTTGGCAGTTTTATAAAACAATGCTTTTATTTACAGTTTTTATGATTTTAATGACAGTTATTTATAAGTTATTTCATAATGTTGTATGGTGGTATCCTGAGATTAAAACATATCTTATGCCTACTCAAGACCATCAAGAACAAGATATAAGAGTATCTATGGCTATTTTCTTTGTAATGATTGCACTAATGATATATTTACAGCTTGAAGTTGCTTTTGGAGCATTTATTGCTGGTACATTTATTACAACTTTCTTTGAACATAATAAGTCATTACCTCATAAATTAGAACACTTTGGATTTGGGTGGTTAGTTCCAATTTTCTTTATTTATGTGGGGTCTTCTTTTGAATTAGAAGAGTTATTTCAAGATGGGCTTATAACAACAGCACTTTTAATTGTATTTGCTATGATAGCAATTAGATTTTGTGCATCATTATTATTTATTAAAGAGATGGGTAGAGATAAGTTTTTTATGCTAGGACTATCTCACTCTATGCCTTTAACTCTTTTAATTGCTGTAACAACAATTGCATATCACAATCATGCAATTGATCAGTTTCATTATTATGCTTTTATTTTAGCTTCAATTTTAGAGGTTTTAATAGTTATGATTGTAATTAGAGTATTAACAAGTTATTTGGGATTTAAGAAGCCAAATGTAGTAGCAAAAAACTAA
- a CDS encoding biotin synthase translates to MNENKEIFLCAICNIESGTCNEDCKFCTQSVKYKADIQRYKQKDIEQIVKEAKRAKENNANGFCLVTAGKGLTPKRLEFVCEAARAVKKENLGLILIACNGTATVEQLQTLKEAGVDAYNHNLETSQDFYSQIVTTHTWEERYQTCKNVKEVGLRLVCGGIFGLGETQEQRVSMLESIASLDPMNVPLNFFHPNSALPIVENSVTRQEAFELIELARKMIPNAKKIMVAGGRELMFGEEQYKIFDRGANAFVIGDYLTTAGRSAQEDIDELERLGFKITRECNK, encoded by the coding sequence ATGAACGAAAATAAAGAGATATTTCTTTGTGCTATTTGTAATATTGAAAGTGGTACATGTAATGAAGATTGCAAATTTTGTACACAAAGTGTAAAGTACAAAGCTGATATTCAAAGATACAAACAAAAAGATATAGAGCAAATTGTTAAAGAAGCAAAAAGAGCAAAAGAAAATAATGCAAATGGTTTTTGCTTAGTAACTGCTGGTAAAGGTTTAACACCAAAAAGATTAGAGTTTGTATGTGAAGCTGCAAGAGCAGTTAAAAAAGAGAATTTAGGATTAATTTTAATAGCCTGTAATGGTACAGCAACAGTTGAACAATTACAAACACTAAAAGAAGCTGGAGTTGATGCTTATAATCATAATTTAGAAACTTCGCAAGATTTTTATTCTCAAATAGTAACTACACATACTTGGGAAGAGAGATACCAAACTTGTAAAAATGTAAAAGAAGTAGGGTTAAGACTTGTTTGTGGAGGAATTTTTGGTTTAGGTGAAACACAAGAGCAAAGAGTATCTATGCTTGAGTCAATTGCATCTTTAGACCCTATGAATGTTCCTTTAAATTTTTTCCATCCAAATTCTGCTTTACCAATTGTTGAAAATAGTGTTACAAGACAAGAGGCCTTTGAGCTAATTGAATTAGCAAGAAAAATGATTCCAAATGCGAAAAAAATAATGGTTGCAGGAGGAAGAGAGTTAATGTTTGGAGAAGAACAATATAAAATCTTTGATAGAGGAGCAAATGCTTTTGTTATAGGTGATTACTTAACAACAGCAGGAAGGTCTGCTCAAGAAGATATTGATGAACTTGAAAGATTAGGTTTTAAAATTACAAGAGAATGTAATAAGTAA
- a CDS encoding metallophosphoesterase family protein, which yields MKIGILSDSHSRSDYTEIVINHLKEQGAQFLVHAGDLCIEDNLKLLHNSKLVYVTVFGNNDYSLLGLSDKYKIKKEPYYFKIKDITFKLMHLPYYLNSDSNIVIFGHTHEFECSYTNNTLFINPGEVCARQKPLSECVLLEIKENEYIINYYFRDINTNNFKKEEYKYERK from the coding sequence ATGAAAATAGGAATTTTATCAGATAGTCACTCAAGAAGTGACTATACTGAAATAGTAATAAATCATCTAAAGGAACAAGGTGCCCAGTTTTTAGTCCATGCTGGTGACTTATGTATAGAAGATAATTTAAAATTATTACATAATTCAAAGCTTGTATATGTTACTGTTTTTGGCAATAATGATTACTCTTTATTGGGTTTATCAGATAAATATAAAATTAAAAAAGAACCATATTACTTTAAAATAAAAGATATTACATTTAAGTTAATGCACTTACCTTATTATCTTAATTCAGACAGTAATATAGTGATTTTTGGTCATACACATGAGTTTGAGTGTAGTTATACTAATAATACTTTGTTTATTAATCCAGGGGAGGTTTGTGCAAGGCAAAAACCCCTTAGTGAGTGCGTATTGCTAGAAATTAAAGAAAATGAGTATATAATTAACTACTACTTTAGAGATATAAATACTAATAATTTTAAGAAAGAAGAGTATAAATATGAACGAAAATAA
- the topA gene encoding type I DNA topoisomerase: protein MKNLVIVESPAKAKTISKFLDNSYVVMASMGHVRDLPKSKLGFDPNDNFKPQYLISTDKRKVIADLKKHITKDTVIYLAADEDREGEAIAWHLIPSLKIEKNPIKRIVFHEITKDAILKAIENPRDVDQNLVDAQQARRILDRAVGYELSPLLWKKVRYGLSAGRVQSVAVRIIVDRENEIREFVPEEYWKIKADFINPELKSELAKINTKTAKVKNEQEAKEIEASINQGNFELFDIEENESTRNPAPPFTTSTLQQEASRKLGLSVKQTMVIAQQLYEGNVGNIPNHTGGLITYMRTDSLNLSKVATSAAKEVIEQEYGKEYSLNKPRVYKSKAKGAQEAHEAIRPVNLALKPSDIKPYVESVQYKLYSLIWKRTLATQMSSAKIANTTYKISAGKNKEFEFQSKGQRILFAGFMKAYTEGSDNPESALDSSEKILPTIKVGTILDLEKLDLEQLFTKPPARYTEASLVKKLESEGIGRPSTYAPTISTIQQREYVVKTEDKKLAPTPTGEIVNSFLTDHFSEIVDLGFTAKIEEEFDEIAEGKIAWEQVMKDFYGDFKKRIDEKETSVSKEDYLQVREIGTDPKSGKPVTARVGRFGPFVQIGSKEDEEKPKFVAIPEHLNMDTITLDEALFLFNLPRNVGKNNEGEDIIANIGRFGPYLQVKTKFYSLKTDDPYTIDLNRALEVIKEIDEAKDKATIKVFEKEKIQILIGQYGPYIKKGRKNYKIPAGKVAQDLTLEECQEIIENDAKPAKKTKTATKKTTKSTSKTTTKKAK from the coding sequence TTGAAGAATTTAGTAATAGTGGAGTCACCCGCAAAAGCAAAAACAATATCAAAGTTTTTAGATAATAGTTATGTAGTTATGGCCTCAATGGGGCATGTAAGAGATTTACCAAAATCAAAATTAGGTTTTGACCCAAATGATAATTTTAAACCTCAGTATTTAATTTCAACTGATAAAAGAAAAGTTATAGCAGATTTAAAAAAACATATTACAAAAGATACAGTAATCTACCTAGCAGCCGATGAAGATAGGGAAGGGGAAGCTATTGCATGGCACCTAATTCCTTCACTTAAAATTGAAAAAAATCCTATTAAAAGAATAGTTTTTCATGAAATTACAAAAGATGCTATTTTAAAAGCTATAGAAAATCCAAGAGATGTTGATCAAAATTTAGTAGATGCTCAACAAGCAAGAAGAATCTTAGATAGAGCAGTTGGATATGAGTTATCGCCACTTTTATGGAAAAAAGTAAGATATGGTTTAAGTGCGGGTAGAGTTCAATCTGTTGCAGTAAGAATTATCGTTGATAGAGAAAATGAAATAAGAGAGTTTGTTCCTGAAGAGTATTGGAAAATAAAAGCTGATTTTATAAATCCTGAATTAAAATCAGAACTTGCAAAAATTAATACAAAAACTGCAAAAGTAAAAAATGAACAAGAAGCAAAAGAGATTGAAGCTTCAATTAATCAAGGTAATTTTGAACTTTTTGATATAGAGGAAAATGAATCTACAAGAAATCCAGCACCTCCTTTTACAACTTCTACTTTACAACAAGAAGCAAGTAGAAAACTTGGACTTTCTGTTAAGCAAACAATGGTTATTGCACAACAACTTTATGAAGGAAATGTAGGGAATATCCCAAATCATACAGGTGGGTTAATCACTTATATGAGAACTGACTCTTTAAATCTTTCAAAAGTTGCAACAAGTGCAGCCAAAGAAGTAATTGAGCAAGAGTATGGAAAAGAGTATTCATTAAATAAACCAAGGGTTTATAAATCAAAAGCAAAAGGTGCACAAGAAGCACACGAAGCCATTAGACCTGTTAATTTAGCTTTAAAACCAAGTGATATTAAACCATATGTGGAAAGTGTTCAATATAAATTATACTCTTTAATTTGGAAGAGAACTTTAGCAACACAAATGAGTAGTGCAAAAATTGCAAATACTACATACAAAATTAGTGCAGGGAAAAATAAAGAGTTTGAATTTCAATCAAAGGGACAAAGAATTCTTTTTGCGGGATTTATGAAAGCTTATACAGAAGGTAGTGATAATCCTGAAAGCGCCCTTGATAGTAGTGAAAAAATCTTACCAACAATAAAAGTTGGAACAATTTTAGATTTAGAAAAATTGGATTTAGAACAACTATTTACTAAACCACCTGCAAGATATACTGAAGCTAGTTTAGTTAAAAAACTTGAAAGTGAAGGGATAGGAAGACCTTCAACTTATGCTCCAACTATTTCAACAATTCAACAAAGAGAATATGTGGTTAAAACTGAAGACAAAAAACTTGCACCTACTCCAACAGGTGAGATTGTAAACTCTTTTCTAACAGATCATTTTTCTGAAATTGTAGATTTAGGTTTTACAGCAAAAATTGAAGAAGAATTTGATGAAATTGCTGAGGGAAAAATTGCTTGGGAACAAGTAATGAAAGATTTCTATGGAGATTTTAAAAAGAGAATTGATGAAAAAGAGACAAGTGTAAGTAAAGAAGACTATTTACAAGTAAGAGAAATTGGAACTGATCCAAAATCAGGGAAACCTGTAACTGCTAGAGTTGGAAGATTTGGTCCTTTTGTTCAAATTGGAAGTAAAGAGGATGAAGAAAAACCAAAATTTGTTGCAATTCCTGAACATTTAAATATGGATACTATTACTTTAGATGAAGCACTATTTTTATTTAATCTTCCAAGAAATGTGGGTAAAAATAATGAAGGGGAAGATATTATTGCAAATATTGGTAGATTTGGTCCTTATTTACAAGTAAAGACAAAATTTTATTCATTAAAAACTGATGATCCATATACTATTGATTTAAATAGAGCCTTAGAAGTTATAAAAGAAATAGATGAAGCAAAAGATAAAGCAACAATAAAAGTATTTGAAAAAGAGAAAATACAAATATTAATAGGGCAATATGGACCATATATTAAAAAAGGTAGAAAAAATTATAAAATACCTGCAGGAAAAGTTGCACAAGATTTAACTTTAGAAGAGTGTCAAGAGATTATTGAAAATGATGCTAAGCCTGCTAAAAAAACAAAAACTGCTACTAAAAAAACAACAAAAAGCACTTCTAAGACAACTACAAAAAAAGCAAAATGA
- a CDS encoding UDP-N-acetylmuramate dehydrogenase, with amino-acid sequence MIKQVDFSRYSSIKIGPVCQIKVIEEIGDYDNYTIIGKANNLLVSNNPPNFAILGSNFDYIKQEENRLYIGCATSTGKVLSYCRKNNIANLEFLAKLPGTMGGVVKMNAGLKVWEIFNHIEKIKTKDGYIKKEEVEYSYRDTKIDTIVYEVVLNTQSGFSKERLKEFNKMRDNQPQKPSAGSCFKNPKNDFAGRLIEEVGLKGFKKGDMSFSKEHANFLINEGAGTFEDAIFLINLAKQKVKEKFDINLEEEIVIY; translated from the coding sequence GTGATAAAACAAGTAGATTTTTCAAGATACTCTTCTATAAAAATTGGACCAGTTTGTCAAATTAAAGTAATTGAAGAAATTGGTGATTATGATAACTATACAATAATTGGAAAAGCTAATAATCTTTTAGTATCAAATAACCCTCCAAACTTTGCTATTTTAGGAAGTAATTTTGATTATATAAAACAAGAAGAAAATAGGCTTTATATAGGTTGTGCAACAAGTACAGGAAAAGTTTTAAGTTATTGTAGAAAAAATAATATAGCAAATTTAGAGTTTTTAGCAAAATTACCTGGAACAATGGGTGGGGTTGTAAAAATGAATGCAGGATTAAAAGTTTGGGAAATTTTTAATCATATAGAAAAAATTAAAACAAAAGATGGTTATATAAAAAAAGAAGAAGTAGAGTATTCTTATAGGGATACAAAAATTGATACTATAGTTTATGAAGTAGTTTTAAATACACAAAGTGGTTTTAGTAAAGAAAGATTAAAAGAGTTTAATAAAATGAGAGATAATCAACCCCAAAAACCAAGTGCTGGTTCTTGTTTTAAAAATCCAAAAAATGATTTTGCAGGAAGATTAATAGAAGAAGTTGGTTTAAAAGGTTTTAAAAAAGGGGATATGTCTTTTTCAAAAGAACATGCTAACTTTTTGATAAATGAAGGGGCTGGAACTTTTGAAGATGCAATTTTTTTAATAAACTTAGCAAAGCAAAAAGTTAAAGAAAAATTTGATATAAATTTAGAAGAAGAGATAGTTATTTATTAA
- a CDS encoding menaquinone biosynthesis family protein: MKTISVAHSPDADDIFMYYAIKFGWVTAKDAKFENIADDIETLNQATLKGVYDICAISFALYPFVKEEYALLKTAVSFGQGYGPKLIKKKGAKLKRNFKVALSGEFTTNALLFKIAYPEAKISYMNFLDIEKAVLEGSVDAGVLIHESILTYDKDLEVEKEMWDVWVELSGGELPLPLGGMCLRRSIPLHSAIDYENTLIKAVDVANKNRKVLAPMLLEKGLIRVDAPTLDTYLDLYANDDSIMLSEIQYKALDKLFELGYKHGFYENLIKAKDFLIPSEYEELRNK, encoded by the coding sequence TTGAAAACTATAAGTGTTGCTCACTCACCAGATGCTGATGATATTTTTATGTATTATGCAATTAAGTTTGGTTGGGTAACTGCTAAAGATGCAAAGTTTGAAAATATTGCAGATGATATAGAAACATTAAATCAAGCTACTTTAAAAGGTGTTTATGATATTTGTGCAATTTCTTTTGCACTATATCCTTTTGTAAAAGAGGAGTATGCTTTATTAAAAACAGCTGTTTCTTTTGGTCAAGGGTATGGACCAAAATTAATTAAGAAAAAAGGTGCTAAACTAAAAAGAAATTTCAAAGTGGCATTAAGTGGAGAATTTACTACAAATGCTCTTTTATTTAAAATAGCCTATCCTGAAGCAAAAATATCATATATGAACTTTTTAGATATTGAAAAAGCTGTATTAGAAGGAAGTGTTGATGCAGGAGTTTTAATTCATGAATCAATTTTAACTTATGATAAAGATTTAGAAGTTGAAAAAGAGATGTGGGATGTATGGGTTGAATTAAGTGGAGGAGAGCTACCTTTACCTTTAGGGGGTATGTGTCTTAGACGTTCAATTCCACTACATAGTGCAATTGATTATGAAAATACTTTAATAAAAGCTGTTGATGTTGCAAATAAAAATAGAAAAGTTTTAGCTCCTATGCTTTTAGAAAAAGGACTTATTAGAGTAGATGCCCCAACTCTTGATACTTATTTAGACCTTTATGCAAATGATGATTCTATAATGTTAAGTGAAATACAATATAAAGCTTTGGATAAATTGTTTGAATTAGGATATAAACATGGCTTTTATGAGAATTTAATAAAAGCAAAAGATTTTTTAATTCCAAGTGAATATGAGGAATTAAGAAACAAGTGA
- a CDS encoding glucosaminidase domain-containing protein gives MKKIYLIGMSIVVLLLFGYFYHMQDKQIQHLSHQVEDLILQLNNSKENEKRLEEELSQTIMQLNKLRIKNTVPVAVKKANFIKMMVPPLNEVYDELKIQFLRIQEDIKEGNITEEIENLKEFYKVESNEELLYALKPHPKSIALAQAAMESAWGESRFFKEANNIFGVWSFNKTEPRIAANSQRGEKTIWLKKYATIKGAIKDYYIVLSRSAAFKEFRKLNYENPNPYLLVTKLDKYSEKKEAYGKALSSMIKFNNFTKYDDKEFIIEKDEPLSEVEKEEERKIEEKAIEENKEEITTSKQLQEDEKTQLKENENKEEISVKSEEKPEEKTKEETK, from the coding sequence ATGAAAAAAATATATCTTATTGGAATGAGCATTGTTGTTTTACTACTTTTTGGATATTTTTATCATATGCAAGATAAACAAATTCAACACCTATCGCATCAAGTAGAAGATTTAATTTTGCAGTTAAATAATAGTAAAGAAAATGAAAAGAGACTAGAAGAAGAGTTATCTCAAACTATTATGCAGTTAAATAAATTAAGAATAAAAAATACTGTACCAGTTGCAGTTAAAAAAGCAAATTTTATTAAAATGATGGTACCACCTTTAAATGAAGTTTATGATGAATTAAAAATTCAGTTTTTAAGAATTCAAGAAGATATAAAAGAGGGAAATATAACTGAAGAAATAGAAAATCTAAAAGAGTTTTACAAAGTTGAATCAAATGAAGAGTTATTATATGCTTTAAAACCACATCCAAAATCAATTGCCCTTGCACAAGCAGCAATGGAGAGTGCTTGGGGAGAATCAAGATTTTTTAAAGAGGCAAATAATATTTTTGGAGTTTGGTCTTTTAATAAAACTGAGCCAAGAATTGCTGCAAATAGTCAAAGGGGTGAAAAGACTATATGGCTAAAAAAATATGCAACTATAAAAGGTGCAATAAAAGATTATTATATAGTTTTATCAAGAAGTGCTGCTTTTAAAGAGTTTAGAAAACTAAATTATGAAAATCCAAATCCATATTTATTAGTTACAAAATTAGATAAATACTCAGAAAAAAAAGAGGCTTATGGAAAAGCTTTATCTTCAATGATAAAATTTAATAATTTTACAAAATATGATGATAAAGAATTTATTATTGAAAAAGATGAACCTTTAAGTGAAGTAGAAAAAGAAGAAGAAAGAAAAATAGAAGAGAAAGCTATTGAAGAAAATAAAGAGGAAATAACTACTTCAAAACAGTTACAAGAAGATGAAAAAACTCAATTAAAAGAAAATGAAAATAAAGAAGAAATTTCTGTAAAATCAGAAGAAAAACCAGAAGAAAAAACTAAAGAAGAAACAAAGTAA